The window CCGCCCTCAATATGGTCGAGAGATTATTGCATTTAAAAAAGCCCCTCACCAAGGAGTCCAAATATCCTTTTTAGCTGCCATTGGACCAACCATAGGATTACTTGCTCCATATTATATAGAATATTACATTAATCGGACAGAAACTGTGCGAGAGCAATATGACCCGGAAATCCATCAAAGTAAATTTGATATCCTTGGGCCGGGTAGACTTTTTGAAGGAATTGGAGAATCTGAAATTGCCTTTGGTGGAAATGCCAAAGCAGCCATCAATTTTGAATTTGGTTTTTTAAAGTCAAATGTGACAGGGTTGGAACTTGGTTATCAATTAGAAGGTTTTACCAAAGAGATTCCCTTGATGCCTACCACCGAAAACAGGCAAATCTTCCAATCGGCATTTGTCACCCTATACTATGGGTTTAGAAGATAGAGAGTTCGGCATTCATTTGGGTTAACTCAAATTTAATGACTAATTTTGAACGGATTTAACAACCCGATATGATAGAATTACCTGTAATTTCTGAAGAACAAACCAAAAGAAAAAAGCCCAATTGGTTAAGGGTTAAATTACCTGTGGGTAAAGAATATGCTCATGTTCGCAAATTAGTGGATGAACATAAGCTGCACACTATTTGTGAAAGTGGAAATTGTCCAAATATGGGCGAATGCTGGGGTGCCGGAACTGCAACCTTTATGATTCTAGGCAATGTTTGCACCAGGTCATGCTCTTTTTGTGCAGTTGCCACCGGTAGACCCCCGGAATATGATGAAGATGAACCGAGGAGAGTTGCTGAAGCGATTACATTGATGCAAGTAAAACATGCTGTAATCACTTCAGTAAATAGGGATGAACTTAAGGACAAAGGGGCGGATATTTGGTACCGAACAGTAGCCGAAACAAAAAAACGCTCACCTGAAACCACCATAGAAACCCTAATTCCTGATGTAAAGAGCAATTGGGATGCATTATACCGGATGATAAGTGCCGGTCAAGAAGTGGTCTCACACAACGTAGAGACCGTGGAAAGACTCTATAGAAGGGTAAGGCCTCAGGCCAAATATCACCGATCACTTGAGCAAATCAAACTTACCAAGGAGTTTGGCAAAAGGACAAAAACAGGTATAATGTTAGGCTTAGGTGAAAAGCAAGACGAGGTGCATAAGGCCATGGACGATTTAGCTGAAAATGGTTGCGACATCCTAACTCTAGGCCAATATTTACAGCCTACCAAAATGCATATAGAGGTAGCAGAGTTTATTCATCCGGACCAATTTGATGCTTATCGGGAAGAAGGCCTAAAAAGAGGTTTGAAATATGTAGAATCAGGCCCCTTGGTAAGGTCCTCATACCATGCAGAGCGCCATGTGAACGTTTAATTTGAAAATGCATGAGCAACCCTGTTATTGCAAAGGTTTCTTATTCACATGAAAACAATTAAAATAGGTAACTGTAATACAACAGTTTAACCCAATACTTGATTATAGCACCCCAGTCAATAGTAAGATTGAATAACGGGGTGCTATGATTTTTTTAAGGAAGGAAAGGATAATGGCTAATTTTTTGTACCTTATGCCTGTCTATACCTTAGCATTATTACGGGATTTTAAATGTGCATTAAAATGACTTTTACCAAAACATTACTAATAGTAATTACCGCTACAGTTTTTTTCAACTGTTCTTCTAAGACAGTAGGTGGGCTAACAAAAGAAGAGCACAAATCTTGGGAACAACAAAAGAAAGAGATGAGCCCTGAGGCATTTAAAGCTTTGGTTGAGGAAAAAAATAAACTATCCCAAGAGAATTTCAACCTTTTGGAAAAAATATCCTATATCGAGCAACAAATCAACATAAAAGAAAATGAAATCGACAGGCTCGCCCGCCAAGTTATCAGCTTAAGTACTGAACAAAACCAAGAGTCTAGCGAAAATATAAATACGCTCAACGATGAGTGGAATAAAGGACTTGTTTTTAAAGTTCAACTGGCTGCATTTGATGAGCTTGATTTAAGGGACCTTACTGAGAATGGCAGCGACATGAAAATAATCGATGAGGACGGCTATATTAAATATATATTGGGCCAATTTAGAGATTACGACATGGCGGATCTTTTCAAAAAGAAACTCCGGAAAATCGGGGTAAAGGAGGCTTGGATTGTACCCTACAAAGACGGAAAGAGAGTCGCTCTTAAGGAAGTACTTTCAGAAGTCATTGAATAATTGGTAATGCACTCAATGTATGGACCTTAAGTAAAATGAGCAATTTATATTAAAATTATTAAGGTGTTTTTTTAGTTGAATCGCCTGTTTGTTTTGTAATTTACGCGCCATGGACTATAGATGGAAACATAAAGACAAGGCAAATTCCGAATTAGTAGAACACCTAAGCAATGAAATAAATGTAAACCCAACACTTGCCAATGTGCTGGTAAACCGTGGCATTGCTGATTTTCAACAAGCCAAGGATTTTTTCAGACCTGACTTAGATAAATTACATGACCCCTACCTCATGAAAGACATGAATGTGGCCGTTCAAAGGTTACATCAAGCAATTGAGAAAAATGAAAAAATACTGGTTTATGGGGATTACGATGTAGATGGAACCACTTCTGTGGCTCTTTTTTATGGATTTATTCAATCGTTTTATTCTAATGTAGCTTTTTATATTCCGGACAGATACAAGGAGGGTTATGGTATTTCTGAAAAAGGAGTTCGCTTTGCTGCCGAAAATAATTTCAGCTTGGTGGTCTCGCTTGACTGTGGGATCAAAGCTTTAGATAAAATTGATTTGGCCAATGAACTGGGTGTGGATTTCATTATTTGTGATCACCACACTCCCGGAGAAACCCTCCCACGAGCTATTGCTGTTTTAGACCCTAAAAGAAAAGACTGCTCCTATCCTTTTAAAGAATTAAGTGGCTGCGGAGTTGGCTTTAAACTCATTCAAGCCTTCTCTCAATTTACAGGAAGAAATCAAAATAACCTTTACGCTTTCCTAGACTTGCTGGTTATCAGTATTGCTTCTGATATTGTTCCCATTTCCGGAGAAAACAGAATCCTGGCTTACTTTGGGCTTGAAAGATTAAACAATAACCCCAGACCGGGAATAAAAGCGCTTATTTTAAAAGGAAAATTAGAAAAAGACATAAACATTACAGACATTGTTTTTAAAATTGGCCCAAGGATCAATGCCTCAGGAAGGCTGGAACATGCCAAAGCATCAGTAGAACTCCTCATTTCTAAAGATCTCGACGAGGCTGTTCGACGGGCAGAACTTGTTGAAGACGTTAATGCCGCACGAAAAAATTTTGATGAGAATATCACTCGTGAGGCATTAGAAATGATTGAAACAAGGGAGTTGGAAGGAGAATTTAAAAGTACAGTTTTATTTAAAGAAGACTGGCACAAAGGAGTAATCGGCATAGTAGCTTCACGCTGTATTGAAAAATACTATCGCCCAACCATCATTCTTACTGAATCCAACAATAAGGCAACAGGCAGTGCTCGATCTGTATATGATTTTAATATTTACGAAGCCATAGAAGAGTGTAGTGACTTGTTGGAACAATTTGGAGGGCATAAATATGCTGCCGGTCTCACTTTATCTGTTGCAAATGTCCCTGCATTTCAAGCGAAATTTGAATCGGTGGTAAGCAATAGGGTATCTGAAATCCATATGAAACCGATTTTGGAGATAGATGATGAATTAATTTTAGATCAAATCAACTATAGGTTTTATAATATCCTCAAACAAATGACTCCCTTTGGACCGGGGAATCCGGAACCCGTTTTTTGTGCCAATCAGGTCTTTGCTGAAAATGTACGTGTGCTTAAGGACAAACATTTACGTTTTGACATTATTCAAGATGGACAGAGCACTAAACCTGTTTGCATCGGATTTGGCTTTGCCGATTATTTCGACTTATTAAATAGCAAAATGCGATTCAATATAGCGTTTGAAATACGAGAAAACACATTTAGAAATACCAGTAGTTTGCAACTTTACGTTAAGGATATCAAATTTGATTAAACATGATATTAAAGGCAGAGCACCTTGTTAAGATCTACAAGAAAAAGAAGGTAGTTAACGACATTTCCGTAGAAGTAGGGCAAGGAGAAATAGTGGGACTCTTAGGCCCCAATGGAGCAGGGAAAACCACCTCATTTTATATGATAGTGGGATTGGTACAACCCAATGGGGGAACAGTTTATCTGGACAACCAAGACATTACCCCCTTGCCCATGTACAAAAGAGCCAAACTAGGTATAGGATACCTTGCCCAGGAGGCCTCTGTTTTCAGGAAACTTACAGTAGAGGAAAACATCATGGCTGTTTTGGAAATGAGTAATATTCCTAAAAAAGCTCAAAAGGAAAAGGTTGAAGAGCTATTGGAAGAGTTTAGCCTAACCCATGTAAGAAAGAATTTGGGCATGGTGCTTTCCGGAGGTGAAAGAAGACGTACAGAAATTGCCAGAGCACTTTCTGTAGACCCTAAGTTTGTATTGCTCGATGAGCCATTTGCCGGCGTGGATCCAATTGCTGTTGAAGAAATCCAAAGCATTGTTGCCAAATTAAAAAACAAGAACATTGGCATCCTCATTACTGACCATAATGTGAATGAAACCTTATCCATTACAGACCGTGCTTACTTAATGTTTGAAGGGAAACTTCTGAAAGCGGGGACCGCTGAAGAATTAGCAGCCGATGAGCAAGTTAGGAAAGTTTATCTGGGAAAAAATTTCGAGCTGAAAAGAAAAATATAAAAACGGAATACACCTCCACCATGGAATTGATCAATACTTTTATGACCTGGATCCTAAAGAACCGTATAGGCCAGATCGAAAAATTTAAAAACAACCCACTTGAAACGCAAAGAGAGATCTTATTCAAGTTAATTCATACGGCAAAACATACTGAGTTTGGAAAGAAATATAATTTTGGGAAAATTTCTGCTTATGAAGATTATAATGCATGGGTGCCTGTTCATGATTACGAGGCCATAAAACCCTATATCGAGCAAACCATGAAAGGCCAACAAAATGTATTGTGGCCTACACCTATCCATTGGTTTTCAAAATCATCCGGCACCACATCTTCTCGAAGCAAATTTATCCCGGTCTCCCCGGAAAGTCTGGAAGATTGCCATTTTAAAGGTGGGAAAGATATGCTTTCCCTCTATATCAACAATTACCCTGAAACCAAATTATTTACCGGGAAAAGCCTTACCATTGGGGGAAGTTTGCAAACAAACAACCTTGACTTCAATGAAAATAGCTTTTCGGGAGACATTTCAGCCGTAATCACAAGAAACCTACCGGTTTGGGCTCAAATGGCCAGAACACCTAGTTTAGAGGTGGCCTTGATGAGTGAGTGGGAAGCGAAAATTGAAAAAATGATTGAAGAGACCCTGAAGGAAAATGTCACCAGCCTTACAGGAGTCCCCACCTGGACCTTAGTCCTACTTAAAAAAGTACTTGAAAAAACCAATAGTAAAAACATCTTGGAGGTATGGCCAAACCTGGAAGTATTCTTTCATGGAGCCGTGGCCTTTGGCCCCTATAAAAACATTTTTGAAAGCCTCATCCCCAGCCCTAACATGCATTATATGGAAACCTATAATGCCTCTGAAGGTTTTTTCGGCATCAAAGACCAAAAAGATTCTGATGAATTACTACTTATGCTTGATTATGGGATTTTTTATGAATTTATCCCCATGGAAGACATAGAAAACGAGCACCCGGAAATTATCCCTTTAGATCAAGTGAAAAAGGATAAAAACTATGCATTGCTAATCTCAACCAATGCGGGATTGTGGAGATACAAAATTGGAGATACGGTAAAATTCACCTCAATTAATCCTTATAGAATAAAGATTTCCGGTAGAACCAAACATTTCATCAATGCCTTTGGGGAAGAGCTAATTGTGGAGAATGCCGAAAAAGCCATGGAAATCACCTGCAATGCCACCGGAGCGACCATCAGTAATTTCACAGCTGCCCCGGTATATTTTGACAGCAATCACGAACAAGGCACCCACGAATGGATTATTGAATTTGTCAAGTTACCCAATAACAAGGATGAGTTTCTTCAAAGGCTAGATCAGGAATTACGTAATGCCAACTCGGACTATGACGCTAAAAGGTATAAGGATATGGTATTAAAACTACCTATTATCCATTTTGCATCTGAAGGTTTGTTTACAAGATGGCTCAAATCCAAAGGGCGCCTGGGTGGTCAAAACAAAGTCCCTAGACTTTCTAACAATAGGGAATATATTGAGGAGATATTAAAATTTGTTTGACCTTTAAGATATAATAGAATTCGTAATGCTTGTACCAAGCTTTCTCAAGGAGTCTTCAAATCACAAGAAAACAGGTCTGCCTTGGAACAATCGCATAGCATCTCCGCTACCTTAAAATTAAAAACAGCTTAAAGGGGCAGATTTCGAAGTGATTCCTGCAGACAATTGATTGTCTATTGCATGGCAATCTATAACATTATAAAGCTTTCAATCCAAGCATTACGAATCAAAGGTACCTTTTAAACAACTAATTTATCAAGCCTCCCCTTGTCTAAGTTTACTCATTTTGCACTCAAGCTCATAAACCAAAGAAGATTTTAAATCATGGGGAAATCAACAGGGAAAAACGAATGGTACTCACCTGAAACACATTGAATAAAACAAGGCAAAAACAGCTTGATTTCAACGCATTTGAAGAATCAAAAAAGCAAGAAAAATTTATCCACATTTCGTTAGACTTATCCACACACTTCAATAAGAAGGCCTTATACTTTTGACAATGAGTAAGTTATAGACATTAATAAAATCAAGGATTTGTGGAAAACTTAAAATAAGTATATTTTATTTATTTTAATCTAAGCATAAAAAGTGGATAACTCCCTGATCAGAATTTTCTTTTAAATCACTTATTTTTCTCCTCATTTTTGGCTGCTTCCCAATAGGTATCCATTTCCTCCAGGCTCATGTCGCCCAAGGTTTTTCCTGAAGCCTTAGCGGCATTTTCTAAGTATTGAAATCTATAGATAAACTTTCTGTTGGTCTTCTCTAAAGCTTCCTCAGGATTTACACCTATAAACCGAGAATAGTTAATTAAAGAAAATAAGAGATCCCCAAATTCTTTGGTGGCCTCTTCTTTATTGACAGGGACTTCATCTGTGGCATCAAAGTTCTCTCTAAACTCCCCCATCTCTTCTTCAACCTTAGCCCACACCTGCTGTTTTTCTTCCCAATCAAAACCAACCCCCCGGGCTTTTTCTTGGATACGCATGGCTTTGATCAAGGCCGGTAAAGACCGAGGAACTCCCCCTAATACGCTGGTATTTCCTTTTTCCTTCAGTTTTATTTTTTCCCAATTTTGTTTTACAGCCTCTTCGTCATCGGCTGAAATATCTCCGTAAATATGAGGATGTCTTCGGATCAATTTTTCATTTAACTGACCAATCACTTTCCCAATATCAAAGGCTTTTTTCTCGTCACCTAGTCGCGCATAAAAGACGATGTGCAACAATATATCACCTAGTTCTTTGCTAATTTCTTCCAAATCATTGTTCAAGATGGCATCTGAAAGCTCAAATGTCTCTTCAATGGTTAAATGCCTTAAACTCTCAATGGTTTGTTTTCTATCCCAAGGACATTTTTCACGAAGTTCGTCCATGATGGTCAATAGCTTGTCAAAAGCAGCTAACTGCTCTTTCCTTTTTTCCGGATTATTCATATAAAAGGGAGGAAACTTATATTTCGGTATATACGTTTTGAAAGTATTACGTAAATTTGCAGAAATAAAATTGATATGACAACTGTATATTTAACATTGGCATTCCTGGCATTATTTTTCATTTTAATGTCTGTAAGGTTAATATTCTTAAAAAATGGACAATTTAAAGGCACTTGTGCCTCTCAAAACCCCTATTTGAATAAGGAGGGGGAAACTTGCGGCTACTGCGGTAAAAAAGTAGACGACGGTAGCTCTTGTGGCAACCCTGACAATGAGGTAGACAAGGTCATGGCTAAATTTAAATAAGAACAATTATCCAATACTCATTTTTATAACCTTCCATTAAATTCTTTCAATGGCATTAATTAAATCGATTTCCGGTATTAGAGGAACTATAGGCGGAAAACCCGGAGATGGACTATCCCCTATAGACATTGTGAAATTCTCAGCTGCCTATGGTGCCTGGGTTTTAGAAAATTCATCAAACAAAAAAATTGTAGTGGGTAGAGATGCCAGAATCTCCGGAAAGATGGTCTCTCAATTAGTGGCAAGCACCCTACAAGGATTAGGGATTGATGTCATTGACTTGGGCTTGAGTACGACTCCAACTGTGGAGCTTGCTGTACCTAGAGAAAACGCTGGAGGTGGAATAATCATTACTGCTAGCCACAATCCCATTCAATGGAATGCACTAAAACTTCTCAATTCGCAAGGTGAATTTATTTCAGATAGTGAAGGCAAAGAAGTATTAGAAAAGGCTGAAAATGCAGACTTCACTTTTGCAGAGGTAAGAAAATTAGGTAATTATTCTCAGAGAGAAGATTACTTGGACATCCATATCCAACATGTATTGGACTTAAAACTCGTTGACCCTGCTGCCATCGCTGCGAGAAAATTTAAGATAGTCATTGATTGTGTCAATTCTTCTGGGGGGCTGGTCATACCTAAGTTATTAACAGCCTTAGGAGTAGAGGTCATAGAAAAAATGTACTGTGAACCAAATGGTGACTTCCCTCATAACCCTGAACCATTACCAGAACACCTTAGAGATATTTCCTTAAAATTGGAGAATGGAAATTTTGATCTTGGAATTGTAGTAGATCCGGACGTAGATAGGCTGGCCTTTTTAAATGAGGATGGTAGCTTTTTCGGAGAAGAATACACACTAGTTGCAGTGGCAGATTATGTTCTGTCGCAACAAAAAGGAAATACTGTCTCAAACCTTAGTTCCACAAGAGCTTTAAGAGATGTAACTGAACTTAGGGGAGGAGAATACAATGCAGCAGCAGTTGGAGAAGTAAATGTGGTCAACCAAATGAAAGCCACCAATGCAATCATTGGAGGTGAAGGTAATGGTGGAGTAATCTATCCTGAATCTCACTATGGAAGAGACGCCTTGGTGGGTATAGGTTTATTCCTAACTCATTTGGCAAAATTTGGTAAATCTGCAAGCAGATTAAGAGCAAGTTATCCGGGATATTTTATTTCAAAAAATAAAATTGAACTTACTCCATCAATCAATGTAGACAGCATTTTGGAGAAAATTCAGCGTAAATACCAAAAATATCCAATCAATACCATTGATGGGGTGAAAATAGAATTTGATAAAGAATGGGTGCACTTAAGAAAATCTAATACAGAACCTATAATACGAATCTATTCTGAGTCCGGCACCTCAGCAACCGCTGAGCACTTGGCAAATAAAATTATCCTAGATATTAAAGAGATAATTTCAGAAAAATAATCTGAAACTATCCATACACTAAACATGAATGAATTGGCTAGTCTATATTTTGACAATGCAGCAACAACTTCTATAGATGAACGTGTACTTGAGGAAATGTTACCTTTCCTTAAGCATAATTTCGGCAATCCTTCATCTGTACATAGTCATGGGAGAGATGCTAGAGCTGCATTGGAAAAAGCCAGAAAAAAAATTTCAGGTTTACTGAATGTCAGCCCAGGGGAAATCATATTTACTTCAGGTGGCACAGAAGCTGACAATATGGCTATTTGTGGAGCAATAGCCACCTATAATATAAAACATATCATCACTTCACCCATTGAACATCATGCTGTCTTGCATGTAGCAGAACAACTTGCTAAGAAGCAAAACTTAAAGTTAAGCTTGCTGGAATGTGATAACCAAGGCAGACTAAATATGGAACAATTGGCAATGCTATTGGAAAATGAACCCAATAGCTTGGTGAGTTTAATGCATGGAAACAATGAAATCGGAAATCTAAATGACATAAAGAAAATAGCTGCACTGTGTGAACAGCACAGCAGCTATTTTCATTCGGACACGGTTCAAACAATGGGGCATTACCCGATTGATTTAAAAACATTACCAATTCACTCTCTCTCGGGTTCGGCACACAAATTTCATGGACCAAAAGGAGTAGGATTTATTTACATCAACAAGAATAAAAAAATTGACCCTTTTATTTTTGGTGGCGGACAAGAGAGAAGCTTTAGAGGAGGAACTGAAAATGTTGCGGGGAT of the Cyclobacterium marinum DSM 745 genome contains:
- a CDS encoding cysteine desulfurase family protein; the protein is MNELASLYFDNAATTSIDERVLEEMLPFLKHNFGNPSSVHSHGRDARAALEKARKKISGLLNVSPGEIIFTSGGTEADNMAICGAIATYNIKHIITSPIEHHAVLHVAEQLAKKQNLKLSLLECDNQGRLNMEQLAMLLENEPNSLVSLMHGNNEIGNLNDIKKIAALCEQHSSYFHSDTVQTMGHYPIDLKTLPIHSLSGSAHKFHGPKGVGFIYINKNKKIDPFIFGGGQERSFRGGTENVAGIIALAKALELAYENQTAHAEEILGIKTYFKNQIIKAIPEVTFNGLSGNLDESLYTVLNVSFPPSESNEGMLLFHLDLNGISVSGGSACSSGAQLGSHVLNALGTNPQRENVRFSFSRFNTKAEVDRVVKTLADLYLP
- the lipA gene encoding lipoyl synthase, which gives rise to MIELPVISEEQTKRKKPNWLRVKLPVGKEYAHVRKLVDEHKLHTICESGNCPNMGECWGAGTATFMILGNVCTRSCSFCAVATGRPPEYDEDEPRRVAEAITLMQVKHAVITSVNRDELKDKGADIWYRTVAETKKRSPETTIETLIPDVKSNWDALYRMISAGQEVVSHNVETVERLYRRVRPQAKYHRSLEQIKLTKEFGKRTKTGIMLGLGEKQDEVHKAMDDLAENGCDILTLGQYLQPTKMHIEVAEFIHPDQFDAYREEGLKRGLKYVESGPLVRSSYHAERHVNV
- a CDS encoding GH3 auxin-responsive promoter family protein, with the translated sequence MELINTFMTWILKNRIGQIEKFKNNPLETQREILFKLIHTAKHTEFGKKYNFGKISAYEDYNAWVPVHDYEAIKPYIEQTMKGQQNVLWPTPIHWFSKSSGTTSSRSKFIPVSPESLEDCHFKGGKDMLSLYINNYPETKLFTGKSLTIGGSLQTNNLDFNENSFSGDISAVITRNLPVWAQMARTPSLEVALMSEWEAKIEKMIEETLKENVTSLTGVPTWTLVLLKKVLEKTNSKNILEVWPNLEVFFHGAVAFGPYKNIFESLIPSPNMHYMETYNASEGFFGIKDQKDSDELLLMLDYGIFYEFIPMEDIENEHPEIIPLDQVKKDKNYALLISTNAGLWRYKIGDTVKFTSINPYRIKISGRTKHFINAFGEELIVENAEKAMEITCNATGATISNFTAAPVYFDSNHEQGTHEWIIEFVKLPNNKDEFLQRLDQELRNANSDYDAKRYKDMVLKLPIIHFASEGLFTRWLKSKGRLGGQNKVPRLSNNREYIEEILKFV
- the glmM gene encoding phosphoglucosamine mutase, whose amino-acid sequence is MALIKSISGIRGTIGGKPGDGLSPIDIVKFSAAYGAWVLENSSNKKIVVGRDARISGKMVSQLVASTLQGLGIDVIDLGLSTTPTVELAVPRENAGGGIIITASHNPIQWNALKLLNSQGEFISDSEGKEVLEKAENADFTFAEVRKLGNYSQREDYLDIHIQHVLDLKLVDPAAIAARKFKIVIDCVNSSGGLVIPKLLTALGVEVIEKMYCEPNGDFPHNPEPLPEHLRDISLKLENGNFDLGIVVDPDVDRLAFLNEDGSFFGEEYTLVAVADYVLSQQKGNTVSNLSSTRALRDVTELRGGEYNAAAVGEVNVVNQMKATNAIIGGEGNGGVIYPESHYGRDALVGIGLFLTHLAKFGKSASRLRASYPGYFISKNKIELTPSINVDSILEKIQRKYQKYPINTIDGVKIEFDKEWVHLRKSNTEPIIRIYSESGTSATAEHLANKIILDIKEIISEK
- the recJ gene encoding single-stranded-DNA-specific exonuclease RecJ translates to MDYRWKHKDKANSELVEHLSNEINVNPTLANVLVNRGIADFQQAKDFFRPDLDKLHDPYLMKDMNVAVQRLHQAIEKNEKILVYGDYDVDGTTSVALFYGFIQSFYSNVAFYIPDRYKEGYGISEKGVRFAAENNFSLVVSLDCGIKALDKIDLANELGVDFIICDHHTPGETLPRAIAVLDPKRKDCSYPFKELSGCGVGFKLIQAFSQFTGRNQNNLYAFLDLLVISIASDIVPISGENRILAYFGLERLNNNPRPGIKALILKGKLEKDINITDIVFKIGPRINASGRLEHAKASVELLISKDLDEAVRRAELVEDVNAARKNFDENITREALEMIETRELEGEFKSTVLFKEDWHKGVIGIVASRCIEKYYRPTIILTESNNKATGSARSVYDFNIYEAIEECSDLLEQFGGHKYAAGLTLSVANVPAFQAKFESVVSNRVSEIHMKPILEIDDELILDQINYRFYNILKQMTPFGPGNPEPVFCANQVFAENVRVLKDKHLRFDIIQDGQSTKPVCIGFGFADYFDLLNSKMRFNIAFEIRENTFRNTSSLQLYVKDIKFD
- the mazG gene encoding nucleoside triphosphate pyrophosphohydrolase, giving the protein MNNPEKRKEQLAAFDKLLTIMDELREKCPWDRKQTIESLRHLTIEETFELSDAILNNDLEEISKELGDILLHIVFYARLGDEKKAFDIGKVIGQLNEKLIRRHPHIYGDISADDEEAVKQNWEKIKLKEKGNTSVLGGVPRSLPALIKAMRIQEKARGVGFDWEEKQQVWAKVEEEMGEFRENFDATDEVPVNKEEATKEFGDLLFSLINYSRFIGVNPEEALEKTNRKFIYRFQYLENAAKASGKTLGDMSLEEMDTYWEAAKNEEKNK
- the lptB gene encoding LPS export ABC transporter ATP-binding protein: MILKAEHLVKIYKKKKVVNDISVEVGQGEIVGLLGPNGAGKTTSFYMIVGLVQPNGGTVYLDNQDITPLPMYKRAKLGIGYLAQEASVFRKLTVEENIMAVLEMSNIPKKAQKEKVEELLEEFSLTHVRKNLGMVLSGGERRRTEIARALSVDPKFVLLDEPFAGVDPIAVEEIQSIVAKLKNKNIGILITDHNVNETLSITDRAYLMFEGKLLKAGTAEELAADEQVRKVYLGKNFELKRKI
- a CDS encoding SPOR domain-containing protein, which codes for MTFTKTLLIVITATVFFNCSSKTVGGLTKEEHKSWEQQKKEMSPEAFKALVEEKNKLSQENFNLLEKISYIEQQINIKENEIDRLARQVISLSTEQNQESSENINTLNDEWNKGLVFKVQLAAFDELDLRDLTENGSDMKIIDEDGYIKYILGQFRDYDMADLFKKKLRKIGVKEAWIVPYKDGKRVALKEVLSEVIE